One Nymphaea colorata isolate Beijing-Zhang1983 unplaced genomic scaffold, ASM883128v2 scaffold0437, whole genome shotgun sequence DNA window includes the following coding sequences:
- the LOC116244989 gene encoding LOW QUALITY PROTEIN: uncharacterized protein LOC116244989 (The sequence of the model RefSeq protein was modified relative to this genomic sequence to represent the inferred CDS: inserted 6 bases in 6 codons; substituted 4 bases at 4 genomic stop codons), whose protein sequence is MSTLKSQAMQVVTREGTLEPLDISIVRKRLEGLSFGLNLDFVNLDIVVHKVEQGVHDRITTAELDNLAAETCAYMVTLSVIQNIVHPHYSILAARVAVDNLRKQTKTSIRDVAHQLYNCKDKCGREASLLDKQVYEIICANYERLDAAIDFKRDFGFDFFGFKTLERSYLLKVDGKIVERPQHMLMRVAVGIHGEDIEQAIQTYDLMSRKYFTHATPTLFNSGTPHPQMSSCFLLTMKGDSIDGIYDTLTQCAKISKSAGGIGVSISNIRARDSYIRGTNGASNGIVPMLRVYNDTARYVDQGGGKRKGSFAMYLEPWHADIFEFLDLKKNTGKXENRARDLFYGLWIPDLFMRRVIRDELWTLMCPNECPGLPETWGEEFEAXYQRYESEGKGRKTFKARXLWQAIVDSQIETGTPYMLYKDSCNRKSNQQHLGTIXSSNLCTEIIEYTSPDEVAVCNLASISLPAFVDRTTLTFNYQXLIKIARVCTRNLNKIIDRNYYPVEXAKRSNLRXRPIGIGVQGLADVFQIIGISFESKEAAELNDXIFESIYYGAVMESIQLAKEEGPYPTYQGSPASKGLLQFDLWNYEPKLGGYDWAAVKEDLKQYGMRNSLLLAPMPTASTSQILGNNETFEPYTANVYTRRVLAGEFVCINRNLNLWTPEIRNRLIAENGSIQGITEIPXEGREVFKTVWEISQKEIINLALNRSPFIDQSQSLNIHLAEPSYSKMCSVHFYAWEKGLKTGXYYLRSRPAADPIKFTVDVEALLKEAGEIIKEEEDVNVMKERRDNSLLEAENAASKKFKPNVQP, encoded by the exons ATGAGCACTCTCAAGTCGCAAGCCATGCAAGTGGTCACGCGCGAGGGAACACTCGAGCCCCTCGACATCTCCATCGTCAGGAAGCGCCTGGAGGGACTCTCCTTCGGCCTCAACCTCGACTTCGTCAACCTGGATATCGTCGTGCATAAGGTCGAACAGGGCGTACACGACCGCATCACCACTGCCGAGTTAGATAACCTAGCCGCTGAAACATGCGCCTACATGGTAACGCTCTCCGTTATTCAGAACATCGTCCACCCTCACTACAGTATTTTGGCTGCGCGGGTCGCTGTCGACAATCTCCGAAAGCAGACTAAGACTTCCATCCGTGATGTGGCTCACCAGCTCTACAACTGCAAAGATAAGTGCGGTCGCGAGGCGTCTCTCTTAGACAAGCAGGTATACGAGATTATCTGCGCTAACTATGAGCGCCTAGATGCAGCCATTGACTTCAAGAGAGACTTTGGCTTTGACTTCTTCGGCTTCAAGACTCTGGAGAGGTCCTACTTGCTGAAAGTGGACGGCAAGATCGTGGAGAGGCCACAGCACATGCTAATGCGAGTGGCGGTAGGCATTCATGGAGAAGACATTGAACAAGCGATTCAAACCTATGACCTCATGAGTCGCAAGTACTTCACCCATGCAACTCCAACTTTGTTCAATTCAGGCACTCCTCACCCTCAAATGAGCAGCTGCTTCCTTCTCACGATGAAAGGCGACTCAATCGACGGCATCTACGACACCCTCACCCAGTGCGCCAAGATCTCCAAGTCTGCTGGAGGTATTGGAGTCTCCATTTCCAACATCCGCGCCCGTGATTCTTACATTCGCGGAACCAATGGCGCCTCTAACGGCATCGTTCCCATGCTCAGAGTCTACAACGACACTGCCCGCTACGTCGACCAAGGAGGAGGTAAGCGCAAGGGATCCTTTGCCATGTACCTTGAGCCATGGCACGCTGACATCTTCGAGTTCCTAGACCTTAAAAAGAACACTGGAAAATAGGAGAACAGAGCTAGAGATCTGTTCTACGGACTCTGGATTCCTGACCTATTCATGCGTAGGGTCATCAGAGATGAATTATGGACTCTCATGTGTCCTAACGAGTGCCCAGGATTGCCTGAGACTTGGGGAGAGGAATTTGAAG CTTATCAACGTTACGAGAGTGAAGGTAAGGGAAGAAAGACATTCAAAGCCAGATAGTTGTGGCAGGCAATCGTGGATTCCCAGATTGAGACTGGAACTCCCTACATGCTTTACAAGGACAGCTGCAACCgcaaatcaaaccaacaacacTTGGGAACCA AATCCAGCAACCTTTGCACTGAAATCATTGAATATACTTCCCCTGATGAGGTGGCTGTCTGCAACTTGGCCTCCATTTCTCTACCAGCGTTTGTCGACCGCACTACCCTTACCTTTAACTACCAGTAGCTGATCAAGATTGCCCGTGTTTGCACTCGCAACCTCAACAAGATCATCGATAGAAACTACTACCCCGTCGAATAAGCCAAGCGCAGTAACCTCC CAAGGCCCATCGGTATCGGAGTGCAGGGACTTGCTGACGTCTTCCAAATCATCGGAATCAGCTTCGAATCCAAAGAGGCTGCCGAACTCAACG GCATCTTCGAAAGCATCTACTACGGAGCAGTGATGGAATCAATCCAGCTTGCCAAGGAGGAAGGACCTTACCCAACATACCAAGGCTCGCCTGCATCCAAAGGACTTCTCCAGTTCGATCTTTGGAACTATGAGCCCAAGTTAGGCGGCTATGATTGGGCAGCTGTCAAGGAGGATCTCAAGCAGTATGGCATGCGCAACAGTCTCCTTCTGGCTCCCATGCCCACTGCCAGCACCAGCCAGATCCTAGGAAATAACGAGACATTTGAGCCATACACTGCCAATGTCTACACCCGCAGAGTCCTCGCAGGAGAATTCGTATGTATAAACCGCAACCTG AATCTCTGGACTCCTGAAATTCGCAATCGGCTTATTGCTGAAAACGGTTCCATTCAAGGAATTACTGAAATCC AGGAGGGACGTGAAGTGTTCAAGACAGTCTGGGAAATCAGCCAAAAAGAGATCATCAACCTTGCTCTGAACAGATCGCCTTTCATCGATCAGAGCCAGTCTCTAAACATCCACCTGGCAGAACCCAGCTACTCTAAGATGTGCTCAGTCCACTTCTACGCTTGGGAGAAGGGCCTAAAGACAG TGTACTACCTCCGCAGCAGACCAGCTGCAGATCCCATCAAATTCACAGTCGATGTGGAGGCGCTGCTGAAAGAGGCAGGCGAGATCAtcaaagaagaggaagacgtcAACGTGATGAAAGAACGCAGGGATAACAGCCTACTCGAAGCTGAGAACGCAGCCAGCAAGAAGTTCAAACCCAACGTTCAGCCATAG